One window from the genome of Actinoplanes teichomyceticus ATCC 31121 encodes:
- a CDS encoding cobalamin biosynthesis protein CobQ has translation MEDEHTGRIPGSSPVRDVEPFWDEPAPEHPAPVPAARRPAASAVPQPPPASNGAPPPIPNGAPPPTLHGAPPPIPNGAPPPTLHGTPPPALHGTPPTAVPPTAVPPTAVPPTAVPPTAVPPVAGNGAAPPAPGTGTSPYGHTSADSPWAQPPRRPAEPPAPPEPPRQSPVVPPARPVPPTPATHPNGPIYQPGVRVPAPTPAAEPPSGAVYRPGAADPIEETLTGNGGGRTPTAEEFARRRLAPPPQPAATMGPRALVGKGTLGLLKLPPGKRELEYKKDVETVRRNFGGLRQVTVVNPKGGGGKTVATLLLAMTFGQKRGGYVLAWDNNETQGTLGMRAQQDFHARTVRDMLTDLHLLARGRGRVGDLSKYVRAQGEGMFDVLASDESATAGEMLTAEAFAEIRDVVSRFYKLIFVDTGNNVRAENWQAAIDATDQLVITMSARNDSAETAARMLDHLETSGRQRLVRQAVTVVTMPPTRKDIDLPAIQGHFAARTRAVLLAPYERRLDSGEPIRYGALSGNTKDAWLKIAAAVAEGL, from the coding sequence GTGGAGGACGAGCACACCGGCCGCATTCCGGGCAGCAGTCCGGTGCGGGACGTGGAGCCGTTCTGGGACGAGCCGGCGCCGGAGCATCCGGCGCCGGTCCCGGCGGCGAGGAGGCCCGCGGCCTCGGCTGTTCCGCAGCCACCGCCGGCCTCGAACGGCGCGCCACCGCCGATCCCGAACGGCGCGCCACCACCGACCCTGCACGGCGCGCCACCACCGATCCCGAACGGCGCGCCACCGCCGACCCTGCACGGCACGCCACCACCGGCCCTGCACGGCACGCCCCCGACCGCGGTGCCACCGACCGCGGTGCCACCGACCGCGGTGCCACCGACCGCGGTGCCACCGACCGCGGTGCCGCCGGTGGCCGGGAACGGCGCGGCGCCGCCGGCTCCCGGTACCGGGACGTCGCCGTATGGCCACACCAGCGCGGACTCGCCGTGGGCGCAGCCGCCGCGCCGGCCCGCGGAGCCCCCGGCCCCGCCCGAGCCGCCCCGGCAAAGCCCCGTCGTCCCGCCCGCCCGGCCCGTGCCGCCCACCCCGGCGACGCACCCCAATGGGCCGATCTACCAGCCCGGCGTACGCGTGCCGGCGCCCACCCCGGCCGCTGAGCCACCCAGCGGCGCGGTCTACCGCCCGGGCGCCGCCGACCCGATCGAGGAAACCCTCACCGGCAACGGCGGCGGCCGGACCCCCACCGCCGAGGAATTCGCCCGCCGGCGGCTCGCCCCGCCACCCCAGCCCGCCGCCACCATGGGGCCGCGCGCGCTGGTCGGCAAGGGCACCCTCGGTCTGCTCAAGCTCCCGCCCGGCAAGCGCGAGCTGGAGTACAAGAAGGACGTCGAGACGGTTCGCCGCAACTTCGGCGGGCTGCGCCAGGTGACCGTGGTCAACCCGAAGGGCGGCGGCGGCAAGACCGTGGCCACGCTGCTGCTCGCCATGACGTTCGGGCAGAAGCGTGGTGGGTACGTCCTGGCCTGGGACAACAACGAGACGCAGGGCACCCTCGGGATGCGTGCCCAGCAGGACTTCCACGCCCGTACGGTCCGGGACATGCTCACCGACCTGCATCTGCTCGCGCGCGGGCGGGGCCGGGTCGGCGACCTGTCGAAGTACGTCCGCGCCCAGGGCGAGGGCATGTTCGACGTGCTCGCCTCCGACGAGTCGGCGACCGCCGGCGAGATGCTCACCGCGGAGGCGTTCGCCGAGATCCGGGACGTGGTGAGCCGCTTCTACAAACTGATCTTCGTGGACACCGGGAACAACGTCCGGGCGGAGAACTGGCAGGCCGCGATCGACGCCACCGACCAGTTGGTGATCACCATGTCGGCCCGGAACGACTCCGCGGAGACCGCCGCCCGGATGCTCGACCATCTGGAGACGAGCGGCCGGCAACGGCTGGTGCGGCAGGCGGTGACCGTGGTGACCATGCCGCCGACCCGCAAGGACATCGACCTGCCGGCGATCCAGGGACACTTCGCGGCGCGCACAC
- a CDS encoding diacylglycerol kinase family protein, which yields MIEVVLLSLAEGSGDSCGSGCGGCNTACATPRTPVLACADALREAGARVETVTAGSDQEIDAVLARFDGPARPDGLTWPAPASDLRLVVASATDGQLRAVMRRMVRRWAPPPSKRPADLAASRTVPDLPPLAILPLDPGNRADLAAQLGLPRTPAEVAQAVLTGATRRLDLLRNDGGSVTLDGALLGGADDNGAAVPWRGRVEVDDNVLSAGEEPILACVIGNGGGYAEFDGLRLLADGDPADGRVEVAVAVPVVVKQRFKGTRVRVEVRRARGRAVSVLPREGELQFLDDGVAGATSRKRSWWTEAGAWAVYAA from the coding sequence GTGATCGAGGTCGTGCTGCTGAGCCTGGCCGAAGGGTCGGGTGACTCGTGCGGTTCCGGCTGCGGCGGCTGCAACACCGCCTGCGCCACGCCGCGTACCCCGGTGCTGGCCTGCGCGGACGCGCTGCGCGAGGCCGGCGCCCGGGTGGAGACCGTGACGGCCGGTTCGGATCAGGAGATCGACGCGGTGCTGGCCCGCTTCGACGGCCCGGCCCGCCCGGACGGCCTGACCTGGCCGGCGCCGGCGAGCGACCTGCGCCTGGTGGTGGCCAGCGCGACCGACGGCCAGCTGCGCGCCGTGATGCGCCGGATGGTCCGCCGGTGGGCTCCGCCGCCCAGCAAGCGTCCGGCGGACCTGGCGGCGAGCCGGACCGTGCCGGATCTGCCGCCACTGGCGATCCTGCCGCTCGACCCGGGCAACCGGGCGGACCTGGCCGCGCAGCTCGGCCTGCCACGCACCCCGGCCGAGGTGGCCCAGGCGGTGCTCACCGGCGCCACCCGCCGCCTCGACCTGCTGCGCAACGACGGCGGCTCGGTGACGCTGGACGGCGCGCTGCTCGGCGGCGCCGACGACAACGGCGCGGCGGTGCCGTGGCGCGGCCGCGTGGAGGTGGACGACAACGTCCTCTCCGCGGGCGAGGAGCCGATCCTGGCCTGTGTGATCGGCAACGGCGGCGGGTACGCCGAGTTCGACGGCCTGCGGCTGCTGGCCGACGGGGATCCGGCCGACGGCCGGGTCGAGGTCGCGGTGGCGGTTCCGGTCGTCGTCAAGCAGCGGTTCAAGGGCACTCGGGTACGGGTCGAGGTGCGTCGCGCCCGCGGACGCGCCGTCTCGGTCCTGCCGCGCGAGGGTGAGCTGCAATTTCTCGATGACGGCGTGGCCGGCGCGACCAGCCGGAAGCGGTCCTGGTGGACCGAGGCCGGCGCGTGGGCGGTGTACGCCGCGTAG
- a CDS encoding adenylosuccinate synthase, translated as MPVIVLVGAQWGDEGKGKATDLLGDRLDYVVKFNGGNNAGHTVVIDGDKYALHLLPSGILSPNVVPVIGNGVVVDLNVLFQEIDGLEARGIDTSRLRISANAHVIASYNRSLDKVSERFLGARRIGTTGRGIGPTYADKMNRVGIRVQDLFDESILRQKVTAALAFKNQVLSKIYNRSAVKVEEVVQELLSYVDRLRPYVADTALELSQAIDQDKVVLCEAGQATLLDVDHGTYPFVTSSNATSGGACTGSGIPPTRIDRVVAVLKAFTSRVGEGPFPTELHDKWGDYLREVGHEYGTTTGRPRRIGWLDLVIGRYAQRINGVTDFAMTKLDNYDGLDEIPVCVAYDVNGVRHDEMPINQTDFHHAKPIYETLPGWKQDISGCRKFEDLPKQAQDFVEFVESRIGARISIVGVGPGREAVIERHSVLGEV; from the coding sequence GTGCCGGTGATCGTGTTGGTCGGCGCCCAGTGGGGCGACGAGGGCAAGGGCAAAGCCACGGACCTGCTGGGCGACCGGCTGGACTACGTGGTCAAGTTCAACGGTGGCAACAATGCGGGCCACACCGTCGTCATCGACGGCGACAAGTACGCTCTGCATCTGCTGCCGAGCGGGATCCTCTCCCCGAACGTCGTACCGGTGATCGGCAACGGCGTCGTCGTGGACCTCAACGTGCTGTTCCAGGAGATCGACGGCCTCGAGGCCCGCGGCATCGACACGTCCCGGCTGCGGATCAGCGCGAACGCGCACGTGATCGCGTCGTACAACCGCTCGCTGGACAAGGTCTCCGAGCGGTTCCTGGGCGCCCGGCGGATCGGTACCACCGGCCGCGGCATCGGACCCACCTACGCCGACAAGATGAACCGAGTCGGCATCCGGGTCCAGGACCTCTTCGACGAGTCGATCCTGCGGCAGAAGGTGACCGCCGCGCTGGCGTTCAAGAACCAGGTGCTGTCGAAGATCTACAACCGCAGCGCGGTCAAGGTCGAGGAGGTCGTCCAGGAGCTGCTGTCCTACGTCGACCGCCTCCGGCCGTACGTCGCGGACACCGCCCTGGAGCTGTCCCAGGCCATCGACCAGGACAAGGTCGTGCTGTGCGAGGCCGGCCAGGCCACCCTGCTCGACGTGGACCACGGCACCTACCCGTTCGTCACCAGCTCGAACGCGACGTCCGGCGGCGCCTGCACCGGTTCCGGCATCCCGCCGACGCGGATCGACCGGGTGGTCGCGGTGCTGAAGGCGTTCACCAGCCGGGTCGGCGAGGGTCCGTTCCCGACCGAGCTGCACGACAAGTGGGGCGACTACCTGCGCGAGGTCGGCCACGAGTACGGCACCACCACCGGCCGCCCGCGCCGGATCGGCTGGCTCGACCTGGTGATCGGCCGGTACGCACAGCGGATCAACGGCGTGACCGACTTCGCCATGACCAAACTGGACAACTACGACGGGCTGGACGAGATCCCGGTCTGCGTGGCGTACGACGTGAACGGCGTTCGCCACGACGAGATGCCGATCAACCAGACCGATTTCCATCACGCCAAGCCGATCTACGAGACGCTGCCCGGCTGGAAGCAGGACATCTCGGGCTGCCGCAAGTTCGAGGACCTGCCGAAACAGGCGCAGGACTTCGTCGAGTTCGTCGAGTCCCGGATCGGCGCGCGCATCTCGATCGTCGGCGTGGGTCCCGGTCGTGAGGCGGTCATCGAGCGCCACTCGGTGCTCGGCGAGGTCTGA
- the purD gene encoding phosphoribosylamine--glycine ligase, whose protein sequence is MRVLLIGSGGREHALAVGLAADPSVEFLAAAPGNPGIAQVAQLHPVTATDPAAVAALAVELSADLVVIGPEAPLVAGVADAVRAKGIACFGPSAAAARLEGSKAFAKEVMAAAGVPTARSFACSTAAEVAAALDELGAPYVVKNDGLAAGKGVVVTSDRAVAERHAAECGKVVIEEYLSGPEVSLFVVTDGTAAAPLMPAQDFKRLRDGDEGPNTGGMGAYAPLDWAPADLTERVLRETVEPTLAEMRRRGTPFAGLLYVGLALTPDGPKVIEFNARFGDPETQVVLALLATPLAGLLKAAATGTLAGHPPLRWHEGSAITVVVASHNYPGTPRTGDVISGAEVPGVIHAGTARAADGNLVSAGGRVLSVTATGADLPAARQAAYALVDSISLEGAQYRTDIALRAINNEIKI, encoded by the coding sequence GTGCGCGTACTTCTGATCGGCTCCGGTGGGCGCGAGCACGCGCTCGCCGTCGGGCTCGCCGCCGACCCGTCCGTCGAGTTCCTGGCCGCCGCGCCGGGCAACCCCGGAATAGCCCAGGTGGCCCAGCTGCACCCGGTCACCGCCACCGATCCCGCCGCGGTCGCCGCGCTCGCCGTCGAGCTGAGCGCCGACCTGGTCGTGATCGGGCCGGAGGCCCCGCTGGTGGCCGGCGTCGCCGACGCGGTGCGGGCCAAGGGCATCGCCTGCTTCGGACCGAGCGCGGCCGCCGCCCGGCTGGAGGGTTCGAAGGCGTTCGCCAAGGAGGTGATGGCCGCGGCCGGGGTGCCGACCGCCCGGTCGTTCGCCTGCTCGACCGCGGCCGAGGTGGCCGCGGCGCTCGACGAGCTCGGCGCGCCCTACGTGGTGAAGAACGACGGCCTGGCCGCCGGCAAGGGCGTCGTCGTCACCTCCGACCGGGCCGTCGCCGAGAGGCACGCCGCGGAATGCGGCAAGGTGGTCATCGAGGAGTACCTGTCCGGTCCCGAGGTCTCGCTCTTCGTGGTCACCGACGGCACCGCGGCCGCCCCGCTGATGCCGGCGCAGGACTTCAAGCGGCTGCGGGACGGCGACGAGGGGCCGAACACCGGCGGGATGGGCGCGTACGCGCCGCTCGACTGGGCGCCCGCCGACCTCACCGAGCGGGTGCTGCGGGAGACCGTCGAGCCCACCCTCGCCGAGATGCGCCGACGGGGCACCCCGTTCGCCGGGCTGCTCTACGTCGGCCTCGCCCTCACCCCGGACGGCCCCAAGGTCATCGAGTTCAACGCGCGCTTCGGCGACCCGGAGACCCAGGTGGTCCTGGCGCTGCTGGCCACGCCGCTGGCCGGCCTGCTCAAGGCCGCCGCGACCGGCACGCTGGCCGGGCACCCGCCGCTGCGCTGGCACGAAGGCTCCGCAATCACGGTCGTCGTGGCCAGCCACAACTACCCCGGAACCCCGCGCACCGGCGACGTCATCTCGGGCGCCGAGGTCCCCGGCGTCATCCACGCCGGGACGGCACGTGCCGCCGACGGCAACCTGGTCTCCGCGGGCGGTCGTGTCCTCAGTGTCACCGCCACCGGCGCCGACCTTCCGGCCGCCCGGCAGGCCGCCTACGCGCTGGTCGACAGCATCTCGCTGGAGGGCGCGCAGTACCGCACCGACATCGCGCTCCGCGCGATCAACAACGAGATCAAGATCTAG
- a CDS encoding SCP2 sterol-binding domain-containing protein, whose product MTDFNAESLSSIGPKEFAQLVKSTPDAKLGEIMASDARGKILDEVFDRMPTLFRADKAGDAHAVIHWIITGPNGASNTYETVIENGACTVTNQPAREPKLAMTMDAVTFLKVVAGDGNPMMLFMTGKIKAKGDLALAASIAKLFDIPKA is encoded by the coding sequence ATGACTGATTTCAACGCCGAGTCCCTGTCCTCGATCGGCCCGAAGGAGTTCGCTCAGCTCGTCAAGTCCACTCCGGACGCCAAGCTCGGCGAGATCATGGCGTCGGACGCGCGGGGCAAGATCCTCGACGAGGTGTTCGACCGGATGCCCACGCTGTTCCGCGCGGACAAGGCCGGCGACGCCCACGCCGTCATCCACTGGATCATCACCGGCCCGAACGGCGCCTCGAACACCTACGAGACCGTCATCGAGAACGGCGCCTGCACCGTCACGAACCAGCCGGCGCGCGAGCCGAAGCTGGCCATGACCATGGACGCGGTCACGTTCCTCAAGGTCGTCGCGGGCGACGGCAACCCGATGATGCTGTTCATGACCGGCAAGATCAAGGCGAAGGGCGACCTGGCCCTGGCCGCCAGCATCGCCAAGCTCTTCGACATCCCGAAGGCGTGA
- a CDS encoding ArsR/SmtB family transcription factor, producing the protein MSSRDATAADQAALRALAHPVRLRIMSLLTGASLTAAEVARALGISHANASYHLRNLLSGGLIVAAGEEKIRGGLAKRYSYDPASPGRPSTPEWSRLFGPAAGEPTRPAALGHRPGGAGVLAGAEIWVDPATWRDVRDRIAAAVHDLHAAARPPGSPGTIRTSTTVALFEMGHGFHNAPGALGQLPGAGFPDVRHAGDEPPGAGFHRAPRPGGEAAGPGVHRAPRPGGEAAGPGFHRAPRPGGKAADPGSHHAPRPGGVPFEAESHHVARPERQPE; encoded by the coding sequence ATGTCTTCCCGAGATGCCACCGCGGCCGATCAAGCGGCGTTGCGCGCGCTGGCGCACCCGGTCCGGCTGCGCATCATGTCGCTGCTGACCGGCGCGTCGCTGACCGCGGCCGAGGTGGCCCGCGCGCTCGGCATCAGTCACGCCAACGCCAGCTACCACCTGCGCAATCTGCTCTCCGGCGGGCTGATCGTGGCGGCCGGCGAGGAGAAGATCCGCGGGGGCCTGGCGAAGCGGTACAGCTACGACCCGGCAAGTCCGGGGCGGCCGTCCACCCCGGAGTGGAGCCGGCTGTTCGGCCCGGCGGCCGGCGAGCCGACCCGGCCTGCCGCCCTGGGACACCGGCCCGGCGGCGCCGGCGTGCTGGCCGGCGCGGAGATCTGGGTCGACCCGGCAACCTGGCGGGACGTCCGTGACCGGATCGCCGCGGCGGTGCACGATCTGCACGCCGCGGCCCGCCCGCCGGGCAGTCCGGGCACCATCCGCACCAGCACGACGGTCGCCCTGTTCGAGATGGGGCACGGTTTCCACAACGCGCCAGGCGCTCTCGGGCAACTGCCCGGCGCGGGATTCCCCGATGTACGACACGCGGGTGACGAGCCGCCCGGCGCAGGGTTTCACCGTGCGCCGCGTCCGGGCGGGGAGGCGGCGGGTCCGGGGGTTCACCGTGCGCCGCGTCCGGGCGGGGAGGCGGCGGGTCCGGGATTCCACCGTGCGCCGCGCCCGGGCGGGAAGGCCGCAGATCCGGGATCTCACCATGCGCCGCGTCCCGGCGGCGTGCCGTTCGAGGCGGAATCGCATCACGTCGCCCGGCCCGAGCGGCAGCCGGAGTGA
- a CDS encoding MFS transporter: MSARTALRRPAFRFLLAGRAVDAFGNAFAPIALAFAVLDLTGSASDLGLVVGARTVLNVIFLLFGGVLADRLPKNLLMVGSNLAAALTQAAVAALVLTHTATIPLLIGLSAVNGAVTAVAMPASAALLPRTVADEERQQANALNRLSLNSAVIIAAPLAGVVVATVGPGWGIAADAATFVISACCFALIRLPAQAGAGRPADPGRPVEAGRPVEAGRPVEAGPPADPGRPVEAGPPVEAGRPVEAGRPVEAGRPADPGRPADPGRPVQVGRPVGVGRDAEAERNTEVGWDPEVPGGAEAAGRGAEAAGRGAEAVPSSGAPPAAAPGVLAELRTGWSEFRSRTWLWVVVAGACVMNMAWSGGTHVLAPALVDTTIGRRAWGVVLAVQTAGMIVGGLVAMRLRLRHFLRYGVIALVAMAAPLIVLGLDPRVLPLAAAAFLAGVALEQFAVGWETTMQEHIPADRLARVYSYDMVGSFIAIPLGEVAVGPIAERFGLRPTLLGAAAVLLVAVLGMLSSSDVRTLRHRVPGAAPDRMEESVP; this comes from the coding sequence GTGAGCGCCCGGACCGCGTTGCGCCGGCCCGCTTTCCGGTTCCTGCTCGCCGGTCGCGCCGTCGACGCCTTCGGCAACGCGTTCGCCCCGATCGCGCTCGCGTTCGCGGTCCTCGACCTGACCGGCTCCGCCAGTGACCTGGGCCTGGTCGTCGGCGCCCGCACCGTGCTCAACGTGATCTTTCTGCTCTTCGGCGGGGTCCTTGCCGACCGGCTGCCGAAAAACCTCCTGATGGTCGGGTCCAATCTGGCCGCCGCGCTGACCCAGGCGGCAGTGGCTGCCCTGGTGCTCACCCACACCGCGACGATCCCGCTGCTGATCGGGCTGTCGGCGGTCAACGGCGCGGTGACCGCGGTCGCGATGCCGGCCAGCGCGGCGCTGCTGCCGCGCACGGTCGCCGACGAGGAGCGTCAGCAGGCCAACGCCCTCAACCGGCTGTCCCTGAACAGCGCCGTCATCATCGCTGCTCCGCTGGCCGGTGTGGTGGTTGCGACGGTCGGCCCGGGCTGGGGCATCGCGGCCGACGCCGCGACGTTCGTGATCTCCGCCTGCTGTTTCGCGCTGATCCGGCTGCCCGCGCAGGCGGGAGCGGGCCGTCCGGCGGATCCAGGCCGTCCGGTGGAGGCGGGCCGTCCGGTGGAGGCGGGCCGTCCGGTGGAGGCGGGCCCTCCGGCGGATCCAGGCCGTCCGGTGGAGGCGGGCCCTCCGGTGGAGGCGGGCCGTCCGGTGGAGGCGGGCCGTCCGGTGGAGGCGGGCCGACCGGCGGATCCAGGGCGACCGGCGGATCCAGGCCGACCGGTGCAGGTGGGCCGTCCGGTGGGGGTGGGCCGCGATGCCGAGGCGGAGCGGAATACGGAGGTCGGCTGGGACCCGGAAGTGCCCGGCGGCGCCGAGGCGGCGGGTCGGGGCGCCGAGGCGGCGGGTCGGGGCGCCGAGGCCGTCCCATCGTCGGGCGCGCCGCCCGCGGCCGCGCCAGGTGTCCTGGCCGAACTGCGCACCGGCTGGTCCGAGTTCCGCTCGCGCACCTGGCTCTGGGTCGTGGTGGCCGGCGCCTGCGTGATGAACATGGCCTGGTCGGGCGGCACGCACGTGCTGGCGCCGGCGCTCGTCGACACCACGATCGGCCGGCGGGCCTGGGGCGTGGTGCTCGCGGTGCAGACCGCCGGCATGATCGTCGGAGGGTTGGTCGCGATGCGGTTACGCCTGCGGCACTTCCTGCGGTACGGCGTGATCGCCCTGGTCGCGATGGCCGCACCACTGATCGTTCTCGGTCTGGACCCGCGCGTTCTGCCGCTGGCCGCCGCGGCGTTCCTGGCCGGTGTGGCGCTGGAGCAGTTCGCCGTCGGCTGGGAGACCACGATGCAGGAGCACATTCCGGCCGACCGGCTGGCGCGCGTCTACTCGTACGACATGGTCGGCTCCTTCATCGCGATCCCGCTCGGCGAGGTGGCCGTCGGCCCGATCGCCGAGCGCTTCGGCCTGCGGCCCACCCTGCTCGGGGCCGCCGCGGTCCTGCTGGTCGCCGTACTGGGGATGCTGAGCAGCTCAGATGTCCGCACGCTGCGTCACCGGGTGCCGGGGGCGGCGCCGGACCGCATGGAAGAATCGGTGCCGTGA
- the purB gene encoding adenylosuccinate lyase, which translates to MTIPNVLASRYASADLVALWSPEEKIRMERRLWLAVLKAQRDLGVSVPEGAVEAYESVLDQVDLASIAARERVTRHDVKARIEEFSELAGFEQIHKGMTSRDLTENVEQLQIRASLELIRNRVVAALARLAALAVEHSDLVMTGRSHNVAAQATTLGKRFASAGEELLIAYERLDDLIARYPLRGIKGPVGTAADQLDLLDGDAEKLAGLEARVAGHLGFARVLSSVGQVYPRSLDFDVVSALAQIVAGPSSLATTIRLMVGQELVTEGFKPGQVGSSAMPHKMNTRSSERVNGLAVIVRGYLSMVGELAGDQWNEGDVSCSVVRRVALPDAFFATDGLFQTFLTVLDEFGAYPAVIARELDRFLPFLATTKILVAAVRKGVGREVAHEVIKEHAVGVALAMREKGATVNDLFDRLAADGRLQLTRAEIDTLVADRAAFVGAAPAQVRAVADRVAEIVAKHPEAAGYAPAPIL; encoded by the coding sequence GTGACCATCCCGAACGTGCTTGCCAGCCGCTACGCCTCCGCCGACCTCGTGGCCCTGTGGTCGCCGGAGGAGAAGATCCGGATGGAGCGCCGGCTCTGGCTGGCTGTCCTGAAGGCCCAGCGTGACCTCGGTGTCTCGGTGCCCGAGGGCGCGGTGGAGGCGTACGAATCCGTTCTCGACCAGGTCGACCTGGCCTCGATCGCGGCCCGTGAGCGGGTCACCCGGCACGACGTGAAGGCGCGCATCGAGGAGTTCTCCGAGCTCGCCGGCTTCGAGCAGATCCACAAGGGAATGACCTCCCGTGATCTCACCGAGAACGTCGAGCAGTTGCAGATCCGGGCGTCGCTGGAGCTGATCCGCAACCGCGTGGTGGCCGCCCTGGCCCGTCTCGCCGCGCTCGCCGTCGAGCACTCCGACCTGGTGATGACCGGCCGCTCGCACAACGTCGCGGCGCAGGCCACCACGCTCGGCAAGCGGTTCGCCTCGGCCGGCGAGGAGCTGCTGATCGCGTACGAGCGGCTGGACGACCTGATCGCCCGCTACCCGCTGCGCGGCATCAAGGGCCCGGTCGGCACCGCCGCCGACCAGCTCGACCTGCTCGACGGCGACGCGGAGAAACTGGCCGGCCTGGAGGCACGGGTCGCCGGGCACCTCGGCTTCGCCCGGGTGCTCAGCAGCGTCGGCCAGGTCTACCCGCGCTCGCTGGACTTCGACGTGGTGTCCGCGCTGGCCCAGATCGTGGCCGGCCCGTCCTCGCTGGCCACCACGATCCGCCTGATGGTCGGCCAGGAGCTGGTCACCGAGGGCTTCAAGCCGGGCCAGGTCGGCTCGTCGGCGATGCCGCACAAGATGAACACCCGGTCGTCCGAGCGGGTGAACGGCCTTGCCGTGATCGTCCGCGGTTACCTGTCGATGGTCGGCGAGCTGGCCGGCGACCAGTGGAACGAGGGCGACGTCTCCTGCTCGGTGGTGCGCCGGGTGGCCCTGCCGGACGCGTTCTTCGCCACCGACGGGCTGTTCCAGACCTTCCTCACCGTGCTGGACGAGTTCGGGGCGTACCCGGCGGTGATCGCCCGCGAGCTGGACCGGTTCCTGCCGTTCCTGGCCACGACCAAGATCCTGGTGGCGGCGGTGCGCAAGGGCGTCGGCCGCGAGGTCGCGCACGAGGTGATCAAGGAGCACGCGGTCGGCGTGGCGCTGGCCATGCGGGAGAAGGGCGCGACGGTGAACGACCTCTTCGACCGGCTCGCCGCCGACGGCCGCCTGCAGCTGACCCGGGCCGAGATCGACACCCTGGTCGCCGACCGGGCCGCCTTCGTCGGCGCCGCCCCGGCGCAGGTGCGCGCGGTCGCCGACCGGGTGGCCGAGATCGTCGCGAAGCACCCGGAGGCGGCCGGGTACGCGCCCGCGCCGATCCTCTGA
- a CDS encoding S1 family peptidase has translation MRIRLMAATLASLAAGLAVPAAAHADDVTPYIIGGSTVSSAPWAAAVFSNGSFTCSGTIISANYVLTARHCISGTMSVRVGSVNRTSGGVTRTVSSTSTRNDLALMRLSSAVSTTYMPLSSSYPPVGSTNSIYGWGMTCYSGCDAATTLKTATVQVTSTNATDAYGGRAIASSRLNGNAWRGDSGGPQVYNGAQVGVASTADGTSRQYYGSVAYNRAWITSVAGV, from the coding sequence GTGCGCATTCGACTCATGGCCGCGACTCTCGCCAGCCTCGCCGCCGGGCTCGCGGTCCCCGCCGCCGCCCACGCCGACGACGTCACGCCCTACATCATCGGCGGCAGCACGGTGTCCTCGGCGCCATGGGCCGCGGCGGTGTTCAGCAACGGCAGCTTCACCTGCTCGGGCACCATCATCTCGGCGAACTACGTGCTCACCGCGCGGCATTGCATCAGCGGCACCATGTCGGTCCGGGTCGGCAGCGTCAATCGGACGTCCGGCGGCGTCACCCGTACGGTCAGCAGCACCAGCACCCGCAACGACCTGGCCCTGATGCGCCTGAGCAGCGCGGTGTCCACCACCTACATGCCACTGTCCAGCTCGTACCCGCCGGTCGGCTCCACCAACTCGATCTACGGGTGGGGCATGACCTGCTACTCCGGCTGTGACGCCGCCACCACCCTGAAGACCGCGACGGTCCAGGTCACCTCGACCAACGCGACCGACGCGTACGGCGGCCGGGCGATCGCCAGCAGCAGGCTCAACGGCAACGCGTGGCGCGGCGACTCCGGCGGGCCGCAGGTCTACAACGGCGCCCAGGTCGGTGTCGCCTCCACCGCCGACGGCACCAGCCGGCAGTACTACGGCAGCGTGGCCTACAACCGCGCCTGGATCACGTCCGTCGCCGGCGTCTGA
- the purS gene encoding phosphoribosylformylglycinamidine synthase subunit PurS, protein MARVVVDVMLKPEILDPQGQAVANALPRLGVTDVSSVRIGRRIEIDFAGEPDLDRAREIADKLLANPVIEDFDIRVVQDAAEVA, encoded by the coding sequence GTGGCTCGCGTCGTGGTCGACGTCATGCTCAAGCCGGAGATCCTGGACCCGCAGGGTCAGGCGGTGGCGAATGCCCTGCCCCGGCTCGGCGTCACCGATGTCTCCTCTGTCCGCATCGGCCGTCGGATCGAGATCGATTTCGCTGGCGAACCCGACCTGGATCGGGCTCGTGAGATCGCCGACAAGCTGCTCGCCAACCCCGTGATCGAGGACTTCGACATCCGGGTCGTCCAGGATGCGGCGGAGGTCGCCTGA